The following are from one region of the Syngnathus acus chromosome 10, fSynAcu1.2, whole genome shotgun sequence genome:
- the dhx15 gene encoding pre-mRNA-splicing factor ATP-dependent RNA helicase DHX15, which translates to MMRRDRERVRGVDEWSRAGPRVQRGNMETDLGQPTEREHINPFTELPRTARYYQILKKRQQLPVWDYREKFTHILMNHQCFAIVGETGSGKTTQIPQWCVETIQSTAGAKRAVACTQPRRVAAMSVARRVADEMDVTLGQEVGYSIRFEDCSSSKTVLKYLTDGMLLREAMSDPRLEHYAIIVLDEAHERTLATDILMGVLKRVLRQRADLKIVIMSATLDAGKFQKFFDGCPLLSIPGRTHPVEVFYTPEPERDYLEAAVRTVVQIHMCEQDPGDILLFLTGQEEIEEACKRIEAEVNDLGPDAGEVKIIPLYSTLPSLQQQRIFEPPPANKPNGAFGRKVIVSTNIAETSVTIDGVVFVIDPGFAKQKVYNPRIRVESLLVTAISKSSAQQRMGRAGRTRPGKCFRLYTEKTYRTEMQDNAYPEILRSNLGSTVLQLKKLGIDDLVRFDFMDPPAPETLMRALELLNHLEALDDDGDLTDLGAMMAEFPLDPQLAKMVVASCESGCSDEALFITAMLSVPQCFLRPPAAKKAADDAKMRLAHPDGDHLTLLNVYLAFQQSHRSSQWCYDNFVSYRSLMAADSARLQLGRITERLGLPRRSCEGDDVHVRRALLTGFFMQVAHLERSGHYLTVKDKQVVQLHPSSALGQKPEWLLYGEYVLTAKNYIRMCSRIHPQWLLEIAPRYYEMSNFPPSEAKRQLQRINSQLSSKQL; encoded by the exons ATGATGAG GCGTGACCGGGAGAGGGTCCGAGGTGTTGATGAGTGGTCAAGGGCTGGCCCTCGTGTTCAGCGTGGAAACATGGAGACCGACCTAGGGCAACCCACCGAGCGAGAGCACATCAATCCGTTCACCGAGCTGCCCCGCACGGCTCGCTACTACCAGATCCTCAAAAAGCGGCAGCAGCTCCCTGTGTGGGACTACCGAGAGAAGTTCACACACATCCTGATGAATCACCAGTGTTTTGCCATTGTAGGAGAGACCGGTTCTGGAAAGACCACACAG ATCCCCCAGTGGTGCGTGGAAACGATTCAATCCACGGCAGGAGCCAAGCGGGCGGTTGCCTGCACCCAGCCCAGGCGGGTGGCGGCCATGAGCGTCGCCCGGAGGGTAGCCGATGAAATGGACGTCACGTTGGGCCAAGAAGTGGGCTACTCCATCCGCTTTGAGGACTGTAGCTCTTCCAAGACCGTGCTCAA ATACTTGACGGATGGGATGTTGCTACGGGAGGCCATGAGCGACCCACGGCTGGAGCACTACGCCATCATCGTGCTGGATGAAGCCCACGAACGCACGCTCGCTACAGACATCCTCATGGGCGTCCTCAAGCGGGTGCTCCGACAAAGAGCCGACCTCAAG ATTGTCATCATGAGCGCCACGTTGGATGCCGGCAAGTTTCAGAAGTTCTTTGACGGCTGCCCGTTGCTGTCCATCCCTGGACGCACGCACCCCGTTGAGGTTTTCTACACGCCCGAACCCGAGCGAGACTACCTGGAGGCGGCCGTCCGCACGGTGGTCCAGATCCACATGTGCGAACAGGACCCAGGGGATATTTTACTGTTCCTTACTGGGCAAGAG GAAATCGAGGAAGCTTGCAAGCGCATCGAGGCGGAGGTCAACGACCTGGGGCCTGACGCCGGCGAGGTAAAAATCATCCCCCTGTACTCCACGTTGCCGTcgctgcagcagcagcggaTATTCGAGCCACCTCCTGCCAATAAACCCAACGGCGCCTTCGGAAGGAAG GTCATCGTGTCAACAAACATCGCCGAGACGTCCGTCACCATCGACGGTGTCGTGTTTGTGATCGATCCTGGATTTGCCAAGCAAAAG GTGTACAACCCTCGCATCCGAGTGGAGTCCCTTCTGGTGACGGCCATTAGCAAATCGTCGGCGCAACAGAGGATGGGCCGAGCCGGACGCACGCGTCCCGGGAAGTGCTTCCGcctatacacggaaaaaaccTACAGGACAGAAATGCAG GACAACGCCTACCCAGAGATCCTCAGGTCCAATCTGGGCTCCACGGTGCTGCAGCTGAAGAAGTTGGGAATTGACGACCTGGTGCGTTTTGACTTCATGGATCCACCAG CTCCCGAGACCCTGATGCGAGCCCTTGAGCTGCTCAACCACTTGGAGGCGCTGGACGACGACGGCGACCTGACGGATCTCGGCGCCATGATGGCCGAATTCCCGCTGGATCCGCAGCTGGCCAAGATGGTGGTCGCCAGCTGCGAGTCGGGTTGCTCGGACGAGGCGCTTTTCATCACCGCCATGCTGTCAG TCCCACAGTGCTTCTTGCGACCCCCCGCGGCCAAAAAGGCGGCCGACGACGCCAAGATGCGTCTGGCTCACCCGGACGGAGACCACCTGACTCTTCTCAACGTCTACCTCGCCTTCCAGCAAA GCCACCGATCGTCGCAGTGGTGCTACGACAACTTTGTCAGCTATCGCTCACTGATGGCGGCGGACAGCGCGCGCCTCCAGCTAGGCCGGATCACCGAGCGCTTGGGCTTGCCCCGGCGGAGCTGCGAAGGGGACGACGTCCACGTCCGCCGCGCGCTACTTACCGGCTTCTTCATGCAG GTTGCTCACTTGGAGCGCAGCGGTCACTATTTGACGGTGAAGGACAAGCAGGTGGTCCAACTTCACCCGTCCAGCGCGCTGGGCCAAAAGCCCGAGTGGCTCCTCTACGGCGAGTATGTGCTCACCGCCAAGAACTACATCCGCATGTGCAGCCGCATCCACCCGCAGTG gcttCTGGAAATCGCCCCGCGCTACTACGAGATGAGCAACTTCCCGCCGAGCGAAGCCAAGAGACAGTTGCAGCGCATCAACAGCCAGCTCTCATCCAAGCAATTGTGA